In one Silene latifolia isolate original U9 population chromosome 10, ASM4854445v1, whole genome shotgun sequence genomic region, the following are encoded:
- the LOC141606507 gene encoding uncharacterized protein LOC141606507 yields MENDLRYTSGVSPYEPQPHIPMYRQTPHSSSSSSSSLYPKIGQSGHSGIPPPARAPPPYNHSSAPPSSSGSGIRVQIKPEYRITPPPQLLPHMGDIPRSSFQFDFGLERKILAESEKANQNWARFAAENIQPSYSEPIPPSIPSVAPSVDPVVRKYITSGLNREAVPLAVENFGDNPTKVREFANAFTLLREMGFSANAVAEALLMYDNDTDKALAHFLNTSS; encoded by the exons ATGGAGAACGATCTTAGGTACACATCAGGAGTTTCACCATACGAACCACAACCACACATCCCAATGTATCGACAAACCcctcattcttcttcttcttcatcatcttctctTTACCCTAAGATCGGTCAGTCTGGTCACTCGGGCATCCCTCCTCCTGCCCGTGCTCCTCCTCCTTACAATCACTCTTCTGCTCCTCCCTCTTCCT CAGGATCTGGTATAAGAGTTCAGATTAAGCCAGAGTACCGGATCACTCCACCA CCTCAACTTCTACCACACATGGGAGATATTCCACGCAGCAGCTTTCAGTTTGATTTTGGTCTGGAAAGGAAGATCCTTGCTGAGTCGGAAAAGGCAAATCAGAATTGGGCCCGCTTTGCAGCTGAAAATATCCAACCAAGTTATTCGGAACCTATACCACCATCAATTCCATCTGTG GCTCCTTCTGTAGACCCTGTTGTGCGCAAATATATCACATCAGGGCTTAACCGAGAAGCTGTTCCTCTGGCGGTTGAAAACTTTGGGGACAATCCTACTAAG GTTCGAGAATTTGCAAATGCGTTCACCCTGCTTAGAGAAATGGGATTCTCTGCAAATGCTGTTGCCGAGGCTCTTCTTATGTACGATAATGACACTGATAAAGCTCTGGCACATTTCCTCAACACTTCGTCTTGA
- the LOC141606505 gene encoding hydroxyproline O-galactosyltransferase HPGT1: protein MQNHKGTNHRSPGGKTTLLRSPIFTLMLTMFATFASFYVAGRLWQDAQNRVYIIKELDRLTDQGQTAISVDDSLKVIACRELQKELLALQMELDAAKQEGFVPKYSGSETHKPKKKPLIVIGILTTFGRKNKRDAIRKAWMGTGSALAKMETEKGVVARFVIGRSENHGDALDLEIDIENRQTNDFIILDEHVETPKQLPEKTKFFFAHVADVWDAEFYAKVNDNIYVHIDALGNTLAAHVDKPRVYMGCMKSGEVFSEPNQKWYEPEWWKFGDGKSYFRHASGEIFVISQALAKFVSINRSNLRTYAHDDVSVGSWFIGLDVNHLNERKFCCSSWASGTICSGV, encoded by the exons atgcaGAATCATAAAGGAACCAATCACAGGTCGCCAGGTGGCAAAACGACGTTACTCCGATCTCCGATATTTACTCTCATGCTCACCATGTTCGCTACCTTCGCTTCCTTCTATGTCGCCGGAAG ATTATGGCAGGACGCACAAAATAGGGTTTATATTATTAAAGAGCTTGATAGGCTTACGGATCAA GGACAGACTGCTATTTCAGTTGATGACTCGTTGAAAGTTATAGCTTGCAG GGAACTGCAGAAGGAACTTTTGGCTCTTCAGATGGAATTAGATGCCGCTAAGCAAGAAGGTTTTGTCCCAAAGTATTCTGGAAGTGAAACCCATAAACCTAAGAAAAAGCCCCTGATTGTAATAGGGATATTGACGACTTTTGGGCGAAAGAACAAGAGAGATGCGATTCGTAAAGCATGGATGGGAACAG GTTCTGCCTTAGCAAAGATGGAGACTGAAAAGGGTGTTGTTGCGCGATTTGTTATTGGGAGAAG TGAGAACCATGGGGATGCGTTAGATTTGGAGATTGATATTGAGAACAGGCAGACCAATGATTTTATTATTCTT GATGAGCATGTGGAGACTCCTAAACAGCTACCAGAAAAGACAAAGTTTTTCTTTGCTCATGTAGCAGATGTTTGGGATGCAGAGTTCTATGCTAAAGTAAATGATAATATTTATGTACATATTG ATGCCCTAGGAAATACCCTTGCAGCTCATGTGGACAAGCCTCGAGTTTACATGGGATGTATGAAGTCTGGCGAAGTCTTTTCTGAACC AAACCAGAAGTGGTACGAGCCTGAGTGGTGGAAATTTGGTGATGGAAAATC GTATTTCCGCCACGCTTCTGGTGAAATATTTGTCATATCTCAAGCACTTGCCAAATTTGTTTCTATAAACAG ATCTAATCTCCGCACTTACGCCCATGACGATGTCAGTGTTGGCTCTTGGTTTATTGGGCTAGATGTCAACCACCTTAATGAAAGAAAGTTTTGCTGTTCATCATGGGCATCAG GAACTATTTGCTCTGGTGTTTGA